One window of the Chryseobacterium sp. CY350 genome contains the following:
- a CDS encoding DUF1684 domain-containing protein — MKKHILFLLLLFPLLVFSQKNKQQSKEIQEIKKFQSDLNKEYLDPKETPLRDDNFAKFKKHPFFPIDLKYRVTAKFRKTENPQPFDLPTSSGKLKSYQEFGKASFDLDGKSHSLTIYQSLDLMKKEEYKDYLFLPFRDKTNNRETYGGGKYMDLKIPEGNTIVLDFNQSYQPFCAYNAYDYNCPIVPEENKLAAEIRAGVMYEDIYHH; from the coding sequence ATGAAAAAGCATATCTTATTTTTACTTTTGCTATTTCCTCTGCTTGTGTTTTCTCAGAAAAATAAACAGCAGTCGAAGGAGATTCAGGAAATTAAAAAGTTTCAGTCAGATTTAAACAAAGAATATTTAGATCCAAAAGAAACACCTTTGAGAGATGATAATTTTGCTAAATTTAAAAAGCATCCTTTCTTTCCGATAGACTTAAAATACAGAGTTACCGCAAAATTCAGGAAAACTGAAAATCCGCAACCTTTTGATCTTCCCACATCTTCCGGAAAATTGAAATCGTATCAGGAATTTGGGAAAGCGAGTTTTGATTTAGATGGTAAGTCGCACAGCTTGACGATTTACCAAAGTTTAGATTTAATGAAAAAAGAAGAATATAAAGACTATCTTTTTCTTCCTTTTCGTGACAAAACCAACAACAGAGAAACGTACGGCGGTGGAAAATATATGGATTTGAAAATTCCGGAGGGAAATACCATTGTATTAGATTTTAACCAGTCGTATCAGCCTTTTTGCGCTTACAATGCATACGACTACAATTGCCCGATCGTTCCTGAAGAAAATAAACTTGCTGCTGAAATACGAGCAGGAGTGATGTATGAAGATATTTATCATCATTAA
- a CDS encoding GNAT family N-acetyltransferase, giving the protein MTELKFYQPEDLPELDYVLDEIQSQYTATAKQALEKIEERNQKEDFFAYPITIFFEEKVAGFFVLDFGDDKYDLTENPDSVLLRSLSVNPELQGRGIGKSSMAIVDNFIEEHFSDCNEIVLAVNEKNTAAFQLYTDSGYKFDGKTREGRSGPQFLLFKKL; this is encoded by the coding sequence ATGACTGAATTAAAATTTTACCAGCCCGAAGATCTTCCCGAACTAGATTATGTTCTGGACGAGATTCAGTCGCAGTATACCGCAACTGCAAAGCAGGCATTAGAAAAAATTGAAGAGAGAAATCAAAAAGAAGATTTTTTTGCTTATCCAATAACCATATTTTTTGAAGAAAAAGTTGCCGGGTTTTTTGTACTCGATTTCGGCGATGATAAATATGACCTTACAGAAAATCCGGATTCTGTTTTGCTGCGTTCGTTATCTGTAAATCCAGAATTGCAGGGAAGAGGAATCGGAAAATCTTCAATGGCTATAGTTGATAATTTCATTGAAGAGCATTTTTCAGACTGTAACGAGATTGTTTTAGCTGTTAACGAAAAAAATACCGCAGCTTTTCAATTGTATACCGACAGCGGATATAAATTTGACGGTAAAACGCGAGAAGGCAGAAGCGGACCTCAGTTTTTACTGTTTAAAAAGCTTTAG
- the recO gene encoding DNA repair protein RecO — MNSQNGFLLSFIKYGENDAILHCFTEEEGFQTYFLKGIYTKKSKKKAFLLPLNKLNFSVRLGKGSGMQTISGFELLNLHDLYTDIKANTVVFFISDFLNQILRNENKNLPLFSTIDEFTDQLSNKNYQSHLIFLIKILKIQGVAPLLGEGKFLDPETGNFVYNSTHPIFDEENSSIWKSIMTSQNPYETKIPSSKRKNFLDSILVYYHYHIPDFRTPNSLEIIQQIFE, encoded by the coding sequence ATGAATTCTCAAAACGGTTTTTTACTTTCTTTTATAAAATACGGAGAAAACGATGCTATCCTGCATTGTTTTACAGAAGAGGAAGGTTTTCAGACTTATTTTCTAAAAGGTATTTATACCAAAAAAAGTAAAAAGAAAGCGTTCCTTTTGCCTTTGAATAAACTAAATTTCTCTGTACGACTCGGAAAAGGAAGTGGCATGCAGACCATTTCAGGATTTGAATTGCTAAATCTCCATGATCTTTACACAGATATAAAAGCCAACACGGTAGTATTTTTCATATCAGATTTTCTGAATCAGATTTTACGAAATGAAAATAAAAATCTCCCTCTATTTTCCACAATTGATGAATTTACAGATCAACTCAGTAACAAAAATTATCAGTCGCATCTCATTTTTTTAATTAAAATTTTAAAAATCCAGGGAGTTGCACCACTTTTAGGAGAAGGCAAATTTCTCGATCCTGAAACAGGAAATTTTGTTTACAACTCTACGCATCCTATTTTTGATGAAGAAAATTCTTCAATATGGAAAAGCATTATGACATCACAAAACCCTTACGAAACTAAAATACCATCTTCTAAAAGGAAAAATTTTCTAGATAGTATTTTAGTATATTATCATTATCATATTCCTGATTTCAGAACTCCGAATTCTTTAGAAATCATTCAGCAGATCTTCGAATAA
- a CDS encoding glucose 1-dehydrogenase, translating into MEVSLKNQVAIITGASSGIGIGIAKSIAEAGATVIVNHSSERSSENAKEVLKEITDAGGNGITYQCDVSKEDEVVKMFQDVIGKFGTVDILVNNAGIQKDAKFTEMTLDDWNAVMGVNLTGQFLCAREAIKEFLRRGIDTSRSLACGKIIHISSVHEVIPWAGHANYAASKGAIRMLMQTLAQEYGADKIRVNSICPGAIQTPINKDAWSTPDALNSLLKLIPYNRIGQPKDIGNLAAFLASDLADYISGASIFVDGGMTTFESFSTGG; encoded by the coding sequence ATGGAAGTATCGCTTAAAAATCAGGTAGCCATCATCACAGGCGCATCAAGCGGCATCGGCATCGGCATTGCAAAATCAATAGCAGAAGCCGGCGCAACAGTCATTGTGAATCACTCATCCGAAAGATCATCAGAAAATGCTAAAGAAGTTTTAAAGGAAATTACAGATGCCGGAGGAAACGGAATAACTTATCAGTGTGATGTTTCAAAAGAAGATGAAGTTGTCAAGATGTTTCAGGATGTCATTGGAAAATTCGGAACGGTTGATATTTTGGTCAATAATGCCGGGATTCAGAAAGACGCAAAGTTTACAGAAATGACGCTTGATGACTGGAATGCTGTAATGGGCGTTAATCTCACCGGTCAGTTTTTATGCGCCAGAGAAGCCATCAAAGAATTTCTTCGCCGCGGTATCGATACTTCGCGATCTTTGGCCTGCGGAAAAATCATTCATATAAGTTCTGTTCATGAAGTTATTCCCTGGGCAGGTCACGCCAATTATGCTGCTAGTAAAGGTGCAATAAGAATGCTGATGCAGACATTGGCACAGGAATATGGTGCAGATAAGATCCGTGTAAATTCTATTTGCCCCGGAGCAATACAGACACCGATCAATAAAGACGCATGGAGTACTCCGGATGCACTCAATTCTTTGCTGAAACTAATTCCTTATAATAGAATCGGTCAGCCAAAAGATATTGGAAATCTGGCGGCTTTTCTTGCAAGCGATCTGGCAGATTATATTTCCGGCGCGAGTATATTTGTTGACGGCGGAATGACCACTTTTGAAAGCTTTTCTACAGGAGGATGA
- a CDS encoding MGH1-like glycoside hydrolase domain-containing protein produces MTEKERLSDVSWKKWGSYVSNREWGLVREDYSADGDAWNYTNHDIAESKTYRWGEEGICGICDDDQKLVFSVGFWNKKDKIVKERFFGLSNGQGNHGEDVKEYFYYLDATPTHSYMKMLYKYPQNAFPYEDLINTNAERSKEETEYELIDTGIFNKNKYFDIFIEYAKESQNDILVKITITNKSESESPLIILPTVWFRNTWNWGYEDYKPNLQSEEATHIKVNHKDLEIKNIYAKQSSKTLFCDNETNNEKLYQSANNSKYPKDGINNFVITGDSSTVNPKDIGTKASFFIDENFKAKETKIFELRISDKDLKQPFKDFNEIFNNRVQESDDFYAEIQKEITSDDEKLVQRQAFAGMLWNKMFYHYNVEKWLKGDPSQMNVPKSREKIRNYEWTHLNNSHIISMPDKWEYPWYATWDLAFHTISFSLIDPEFSKQQLKLFLFEWYMHPNGQLPAYEWDFSDVNPPVHAWAVFRVFKIDEQMRGKPDLAFLESAFQKLLMNFTWWVNKKDSNGNNIFEGGFLGLDNIGIFDRNTPLPNGERLEQADGTSWMAMFALNMMRIALELAQYNKIYEEMATKFFEHFLSIAHSLDNMGEECFSLWDEQDEFFYDAISSNDKNNMYLRMRTIVGLIPMFAVEVIDDEMIEKLPNFKNRMNWILENKPELAALVSHWEIKGEKSKHLLSLLRGHRLKRLLYRMLNPSEFLSDYGIRGLSKEYEENPYQLHLNGTDYSVKYTPAESDGSLFGGNSNWRGPIWFPINFLIIESLQKFFFYYSPDFVVEYPTGSGNYSNLEEIAESLGKRLSNIFLKDKNGNRPFNNQYPQFQTDPDFKDYILFYEYFHGDNGRGVGASHQTGWTGLIAKLLQPEPAEKQSLKSETRTSDISGK; encoded by the coding sequence ATGACAGAAAAAGAAAGATTATCAGATGTTTCATGGAAAAAATGGGGCTCTTATGTAAGCAATCGTGAATGGGGATTGGTGCGAGAAGATTATAGCGCAGATGGTGATGCGTGGAACTATACCAACCACGACATTGCAGAATCTAAAACATACAGGTGGGGCGAGGAAGGCATTTGCGGAATTTGTGATGATGACCAGAAACTCGTTTTTTCTGTCGGTTTTTGGAATAAGAAAGACAAAATTGTAAAAGAACGGTTCTTTGGTCTTTCAAACGGACAGGGAAATCACGGTGAAGATGTAAAAGAATATTTCTATTATCTGGATGCGACGCCCACGCATTCTTACATGAAAATGCTATATAAATATCCTCAGAATGCTTTTCCTTACGAAGATTTAATAAATACAAATGCGGAAAGAAGCAAAGAAGAGACGGAATATGAATTAATTGATACAGGAATTTTTAATAAAAACAAATATTTTGATATTTTCATTGAATATGCCAAAGAAAGTCAGAATGATATTTTAGTTAAAATTACGATTACTAATAAATCCGAATCTGAATCTCCTTTAATTATTTTGCCGACGGTATGGTTTAGAAATACGTGGAATTGGGGTTATGAGGATTATAAACCAAACCTTCAGTCTGAAGAAGCGACCCATATTAAGGTTAACCATAAAGATTTAGAAATTAAAAACATTTATGCAAAACAGTCTTCAAAGACTTTATTCTGCGATAATGAAACTAATAATGAAAAGCTATATCAATCAGCAAATAATTCAAAATATCCAAAAGACGGAATCAATAATTTCGTCATCACAGGAGATTCTTCAACAGTTAATCCGAAAGATATCGGAACTAAGGCATCATTTTTTATAGACGAAAACTTTAAAGCTAAAGAAACCAAAATCTTTGAATTAAGAATCAGTGATAAAGACTTGAAACAGCCTTTTAAAGATTTTAATGAAATTTTTAATAATAGAGTACAAGAGTCGGATGATTTTTATGCTGAAATTCAAAAGGAAATTACTTCTGATGATGAAAAATTGGTTCAGAGACAGGCTTTTGCAGGAATGCTCTGGAACAAAATGTTTTATCATTACAATGTAGAAAAATGGCTGAAAGGTGATCCTTCCCAGATGAATGTTCCCAAATCCAGGGAGAAAATCAGGAATTACGAATGGACGCATCTGAACAATTCGCATATCATATCTATGCCCGATAAGTGGGAATATCCTTGGTACGCAACCTGGGATCTGGCTTTTCACACCATCAGTTTTTCACTGATTGACCCTGAATTTTCAAAGCAGCAACTTAAACTTTTTCTTTTTGAATGGTATATGCATCCCAATGGTCAACTTCCTGCATATGAATGGGATTTTAGCGACGTCAATCCGCCGGTACACGCGTGGGCAGTTTTCAGAGTATTTAAAATAGATGAACAGATGCGTGGAAAACCTGATCTGGCATTTCTCGAAAGTGCATTTCAGAAACTTCTAATGAATTTCACTTGGTGGGTGAACAAAAAAGACAGCAACGGAAATAACATTTTTGAAGGTGGATTTTTGGGACTCGATAACATCGGAATTTTTGACCGGAATACACCGCTGCCAAACGGAGAACGACTGGAACAGGCGGATGGAACAAGCTGGATGGCAATGTTTGCTCTTAATATGATGAGAATTGCGTTAGAATTGGCGCAGTACAATAAAATTTACGAAGAAATGGCGACCAAGTTTTTCGAACATTTTCTTTCGATTGCGCATTCTCTTGATAATATGGGGGAAGAATGTTTCAGCCTTTGGGATGAGCAGGATGAATTTTTCTACGATGCGATTTCTTCGAATGATAAGAACAATATGTATCTAAGAATGAGAACGATTGTAGGACTGATTCCGATGTTTGCCGTTGAGGTCATTGATGATGAAATGATTGAAAAATTACCCAATTTTAAAAACAGAATGAATTGGATTCTCGAAAATAAACCCGAGCTGGCTGCACTGGTCTCTCATTGGGAAATAAAAGGTGAGAAATCAAAACATTTATTGTCGCTGCTCCGTGGTCACCGTTTAAAGAGATTATTATACAGGATGCTGAATCCCAGCGAGTTTCTAAGTGATTATGGAATCAGGGGATTGTCGAAAGAATATGAAGAAAATCCTTATCAATTACATTTAAACGGAACAGATTATTCTGTGAAATATACTCCAGCAGAAAGCGACGGCTCACTTTTCGGAGGAAACAGCAACTGGCGCGGACCAATCTGGTTTCCGATTAATTTTTTAATTATTGAAAGTCTGCAGAAGTTTTTCTTCTATTACAGTCCGGATTTTGTGGTGGAATATCCTACGGGAAGCGGAAATTATTCTAATCTTGAAGAAATTGCGGAGTCGTTGGGAAAAAGATTATCCAACATATTTCTTAAAGATAAGAATGGGAACAGACCATTTAATAATCAGTATCCGCAGTTCCAGACAGATCCCGATTTTAAAGATTATATTCTTTTTTATGAATATTTTCATGGTGATAACGGCCGTGGAGTGGGAGCTTCTCATCAAACCGGCTGGACGGGATTAATTGCCAAACTTCTGCAGCCTGAACCGGCGGAAAAACAATCACTAAAATCTGAAACCAGAACATCAGATATTTCCGGAAAGTAA